NNNNNNNNNNNNNNNNNNNNNNNNNNNNNNNNNNNNNNNNNNNNNNNNNNNNNNNNNNNNNNNNNNNNNNNNNNNNNNNNNNNNNNNNNNNNNNNNNNNNNNNNNNNNNNNNNNNNNNNNNNNNNNNNNNNNNNNNNNNNNNNNNNNNNNNNNNNNNNNNNNNNNNNNNNNNNNNNNNNNNNNNNNNNNNNNNNNNNNNNNNNNNNNNNNNNNNNNNNNNNNNNNNNNNNNNNNNNNNNNNNNNNNNNNNNNNNNNNNNNNNNNNNNNNNNNNNNNNNNNNNNNNNNNNNNNNNNNNNNNNNNNNNNNNNNNNNNNNNNNNNNNNNNNNNNNNNNNNNNNNNNNNNNNNNNNNNNNNNNNNNNNNNNNNNNNNNNNNNNNNNNNNNNNNNNNNNNNNNNNNNNNNNNNNNNNNNNNNNNNNNNNNNNNNNNNNNNNNNNNNNNNNNNNNNNNNNNNNNNNNNNNNNNNNNNNNNNNNNNNNNNNNNNNNNNNNNNNNNNNNNNNNNNNNNNNNNNNNNNNNNNNNNNNNNNNNNNNNNNNNNNNNNNNNNNNNNNNNNNNNNNNNNNNNNNNNNNNNNNNNNNNNNNNNNNNNNNNNNNNNNNNNNNNNNNNNNNNNNNNNNNNNNNNNNNNNNNNNNNNNNNNNNNNNNNNNNNNNNNNNNNNNNNNNNNNNNNNNNNNNNNNNNNNNNNNNNNNNNNNNNNNNNNNNNNNNNNNNNNNNNNNNNNNNNNNNNNNNNNNNNNNNNNNNNNNNNNNNNNNNNNNNNNNNNNNNNNNNNNNNNNNNNNNNNNNNNNNNNNNNNNNNNNNNNNNNNNNNNNNNNNNNNNNNNNNNNNNNNNNNNNNNNNNNNNNNNNNNNNNNNNNNNNNNNNNNNNNNNNNNNNNNNNNNNNNNNNNNNNNNNNNNNNNNNNNNNNNNNNNNNNNNNNNNNNNNNNNNNNNNNNNNNNNNNNNNNNNNNNNNNNNNNNNNNNNNNNNNNNNNNNNNNNNNNNNNNNNNNNNNNNNNNNNNNNNNNNNNNNNNNNNNNNNNNNNNNNNNNNNNNNNNNNNNNNNNNNNNNNNNNNNNNNNNNNNNNNNNNNNNNNNNNNNNNNNNNNNNNNNNNNNNNNNNNNNNNNNNNNNNNNNNNNNNNNNNNNNNNNNNNNNNNNNNNNNNNNNNNNNNNNNNNNNNNNNNNNNNNNNNNNNNNNNNNNNNNNNNNNNNNNNNNNNNNNNNNNNNNNNNNNNNNNNNNNNNNNNNNNNNNNNNNNNNNNNNNNNNNNNNNNNNNNNNNNNNNNNNNNNNNNNNNNNNNNNNNNNNNNNNNNNNNNNNNNNNNNNNNNNNNNNNNNNNNNNNNNNNNNNNNNNNNNNNNNNNNNNNNNNNNNNNNNNNNNNNNNNNNNNNNNNNNNNNNNNNNNNNNNNNNNNNNNNNNNNNNNNNNNNNNNNNNNNNNNNNNNNNNNNNNNNNNNNNNNNNNNNNNNNNNNNNNNNNNNNNNNNNNNNNNNNNNNNNNNNNNNNNNNNNNNNNNNNNNNNNNNNNNNNNNNNNNNNNNNNNNNNNNNNNNNNNNNNNNNNNNNNNNNNNNNNNNNNNNNNNNNNNNNNNNNNNNNNNNNNNNNNNNNNNNNNNNNNNNNNNNNNNNNNNNNNNNNNNNNNNNNNNNNNNNNNNNNNNNNNNNNNNNNNNNNNNNNNNNNNNNNNNNNNNNNNNNNNNNNNNNNNNNNNNNNNNNNNNNNNNNNNNNNNNNNNNNNNNNNNNNNNNNNNNNNNNNNNNNNNNNNNNNNNNNNNNNNNNNNNNNNNNNNNNNNNNNNNNNNNNNNNNNNNNNNNNNNNNNNNNNNNNNNNNNNNNNNNNNNNNNNNNNNNNNNNNNNNNNNNNNNNNNNNNNNNNNNNNNNNNNNNNNNNNNNNNNNNNNNNNNNNNNNNNNNNNNNNNNNNNNNNNNNNNNNNNNNNNNNNNNNNNNNNNNNNNNNNNNNNNNNNNNNNNNNNNNNNNNNNNNNNNNNNNNNNNNNNNNNNNNNNNNTATCGACCtaagatattttatcaaatataaatttttattaaaaattctttatttttaattggctTTATCTTATTCTATCAAGATTTTgtattgaatttagattttttattaatttatgtattttttttatcatttataaactttttataaatattttttatttctataacagatatttttatttaatatttaaaaaaattctaaattaaaaaatagaataaaaaatgaagaaaactatatttaaaaaaaaatctatattcattaaaaatcttGATtgtataacgaaaaaaaattgaaaaatcaaaaagtaGAAAATTCTATACTCGATTAAACAATTTCAATTGAcaaaatttagataataataaataaatattatttagttaatcatATAAATTGCAATAATTGTTAATCGATGTGCCATTACTAAGTATGAGTGCAacacacaatatatttacaGTTCATAGGCAAGTTCATccgtgtaaaaatattaaataagtagtttACTTAAATGACCTTCACTCTTTTCAACAATGTCTTCTCTAGTGggaggataaaatatatttatcttaaacaattcatatacataaaaaacatattataatataatatgtttttatacctttatattatatattatataatataaaggtataaataaacaatacatttgttttaaagaataaaaagtttcaaaaaaaattattaacagggTAAACAATTGAACATGGGTGAGtacttattaatgaaaattgaaaataattgacatGCACCATTTAGTCAAAAGGATCgatgaacaaattttttttttggtggttacaaatgattacaaatgatattacataatctCCACtaggtttcaagtacctacaagtCGAACTTCTGTAATGGCGGGCTGTGGTGACGTCACCGTGGCCCCGCCACATGGAAACTTCGTTTTGAGCCGAAGTGGGTGGGTTACAAATGATTACNNNNNNNNNNNNNNNNNNNNNNNNNNNNNNNNNNNNNNNNNNNNNNNNNNNNNNNNNNNNNNNNNNNNNNNNNNNNNNNNNNNNNNNNNNNNNNNNNNNNTCAAaatatttgcacattttcgtgatttttttatgtatttgcaaaatttgaactttaaatgctataaaaattttttttaactggcattgtatcaatatatttgaagctttgcattaaatttttaaggttttcgacccaacgaataaaattttattggcttttatagaaaaaaaaaactataagaattggaaacttaaaagtccgtaaacagctcataTAGCAagttaacatattttgaataattaaggtgaacatttttatgtatataatcagtgtaaatttcatgtatctacagtcatttgttttcgagttacaacaaaaaccaaaatcgagtTTAATGAAAACCGTTTTTGCAtgaaaatttccgtttttccgtTGGtttagaaaattactgggaGTTTGACCTCTCCAATGCACCAGCTAGATTCACTCTTCCATTGCACACGACACTGAAGTTTaaaaaagcattatttcgactacttatcgtgtacagataaaaaattaaaaaaacagatcattgtaaattcaatggctccgctcagaatctaaaatgtatagtaagGTTTTTCacaagttattaatattgtaaccaaaaactcaaatttacaaaatatatggacactttttgagctataAACCGTgaggctatatatatatttacagttattaatttttcaagcacACCAAACAAAAAcaggtttttgaaaatttccggttttcttaatattttttttttcctgatgattttgaaaactattccaaatatttttacttttcacaCACAATAAAGAACTGGATCAATTTTttagatgaaaatttaaaatagcactgacacacatcattgcaaaatcaatacgttcgaaataattctaaacattttttaaacaaaactgttattataatatagaatacaacttttaatttttattattcaagtattgtctaaagattaaaataaattacacaaaaaatacctaattttataaattctacaaACTGGATTTAGttcttatttaatatgattattataatatgttacgaaATCAAATTGAGCAACAGTctacagttataacttataactaatatatacattatattattttctaattttagtcGAGTAGATTATACTCGCTATCTGCTCACAGAATAATTCTACGGTAGAGAATATTTACATTGATAGAAGCAATACATCTATTACTGTACACGTTTGgtgtttaatatagttataataacgtttgtaacaaattaagaaatatcCGTAGCTTTTTTGTAAGCTTTAAGCTTTTTGAAATATCGCAACAATATATGTTTTTCAGAGTGCGTGTTTTTATAGTGTGGTTGAAATGGTTGAATAGAGTAACTTCTACAAAAAAGCAAATATCACAAATGTCGAACGCGCGATGTTTCTGACCTACTTGCGATCTTCGTTCAAAGAGTTTACATAAAATGATGTAAGAACGTGTTGGTACAAGCGTCGCACTCAAGGGTAAGAAGATTTCCCGGTGCGACCAATTTCGAGGACGATCGATGAAAGTATAAGGCCAGGCGCCAGTGGGCATCGCAGTTATTCGGCTATATACAAGGTTTTATTCACAACGGACGATCGTTGTTGAGAGTAAGAACTATATGGTTTTGTTTCTTGTTCGTCCCGAACACCCGAATAGACGAATTCAAACGTTCATAacaagtttaaaaacatttgatatgAACTCTTCGTATATGTTTTGTACACTCACCACTTGCTGAGAACTTTTTTTCACACTGGCCGCACTCGTATGGTCTTTCGCCTGTGTGTATTCTGTAATGTACAACCAAAGCTGATTGTTGAGCAAATGATCGGCCACAAACGTTGCACGTATATGGTTTCTCCCCAGTGTGCGTTCTTTTATGTCTATCCAATGTTGTCTTCTGCGAAAATGATTGACAACAAACGTTGCAAGAATATGGCTTCTCCCCAGTATGCGTTCTTTCATGTCTAACCAAATTTGTTTGCTGCGTAAATGATTGGCCACAAACATTGCACGCAAATGGTCTCTCCTCAGTATGCGTTCTTGTATGTGTAACCAGATGTTCTTTTCTCGAAAATGAATTTCCACAAAAATCGCACGCATATGGTTTCTCCCCAGTGTGCGTTCTTTTATGTATATGCAATTTAGATTTGCATCTAaacgttttaaaacaaaaatcgcACGCATATGGTTTATCCCCAGTGTGCGTTCTTTTATGTATATGCAATTTAGATTTACAACTAAACGTTTTAAAACAAACGTCGCACTGGAGAGGAGTGTTTCCAGTGAGAACATTTTCGTGACTTTGTACACCGTTGACGTTGTTAAATGTTTGATTACAATATTGTGCAAAATATATGCCCGTGTCGGTCATAGTGCGATATTCTGACGTGTAATCGTCTCGAGAatcaaaaaattctaatttcttTTCGCCGTCTtcaccaatataattattactatcatatgTTTCCATAACCATGGCCACTGATTGGGGGGAATCGTTTTTTGAATATTCTTTATCTGACGCCGATTGTTtacgtttattaatttttttctgtgacATTATTTCCTTTGACGTTATTGCCTATCAAAGATTAACAGATAAGATACATTAGATAGTCTCAAATTACATACACGAAATAGAACAATAACATTTGAAGCtatgaaaacataaaatgttatgaatttttaaccacaaaataatttacaaattttaatatttataatttttttttcgtttttaatgaactttaaacgctaCTAAAAGAAATTTTGATTAGCTTATTTCGGTTTTTAGTTGGGCCAAGTATAAACTGACTTagaactatttattaaatttgcaagCTGTTTAATTAATAAGCACTAAGCAGTAAGTTTATCATATTACATAAAACTCTATAAATAGCACATagcataaaaaatttgaatttgcatattccCCTGAAAGTTCCAGAAGATTCAAATGTACTTCCACAAAACACCCACAAAATTGATGAATGAgacatttttactgctccaaaagggTCATCCTAAGAGTTTTGGGTGtagattatgaataattaaaacagtaattactattgataaaattatgaacatGATGATAATCTAGCATTCTATGGATTTATTTTTAGGGATAGTGGAGGGTTGGCCCGGCCTTAATAACAAAGGACTATATTGAAATCCGTTATAGcctcataatttaaattaacttccCTCTCTCTTGTATCACTCTGATCTTACATTTATGTCatggaaaaaacatttttaagaaagtaATTCACATGATATAttcatgttaaatttaaatatttttaatatgtatgaaaaataataataaaatactaaaagatTATACAAaccttaataacttttttctgttccttctttttattttttaataacttttgaaatctacgaaataatagaataattaattttttaacattgcaATACAATTTTAGCCAAAAAAGGTTAACTAATTTTACTCAATTATCATGCTCACAATTCAGGGTACCCTTCATCACGGACTTTTGAAATTCTTGAATTATAAGAAGTGTTAATCATAGAAGAATCTGTAAAAAcaatggaataatataatagaacatttaaacacaacataatacaataatttatagtagaaattaaatttaatattttagaataaacatctttattatattttttaccaatattaattttacttccctcacaaatattatttatacaattaataagatAGTATAAGCAGTCTAAAATATTCAACCAACTACCAAAACATGTAACGAAagaatgtatagattttaaaataatatgtgtgttttatttctGTCTGTCTGTCTTAATTTTGATGCAGTCaaaattacattcatttttattagttaaaattatatttttttaggatttaATCATTGGTAAACTAATGAATTCCAATCaataaatttttgatatttta
This is a stretch of genomic DNA from Acyrthosiphon pisum isolate AL4f chromosome A3, pea_aphid_22Mar2018_4r6ur, whole genome shotgun sequence. It encodes these proteins:
- the LOC100163121 gene encoding zinc finger protein 260; translated protein: MINTPYNSRILKVHEEEYPDLFKKIFKNKKKDKKKSIKAVTSKELMSPKKLSKQQTSDREYLKNDSLQPVDMDVETYYDSINPIDDDDEKKLELFDSLDDHTSEYRTITNTDSSMINTSYNSRISKVRDEGYPELFQKLLKNKKKEQKKVIKAITSKEIMSQKKINKRKQSASDKEYSKNDSPQSVAMVMETYDSNNYIGEDGEKKLEFFDSRDDYTSEYRTMTDTGIYFAQYCNQTFNNVNGVQSHENVLTGNTPLQCDVCFKTFSCKSKLHIHKRTHTGDKPYACDFCFKTFRCKSKLHIHKRTHTGEKPYACDFCGNSFSRKEHLVTHTRTHTEERPFACNVCGQSFTQQTNLVRHERTHTGEKPYSCNVCCQSFSQKTTLDRHKRTHTGEKPYTCNVCGRSFAQQSALVVHYRIHTGERPYECGQCEKKFSASGECTKHIRRVHIKCF